One stretch of Commensalibacter melissae DNA includes these proteins:
- a CDS encoding hydrogen peroxide-inducible genes activator — translation MEALPSPQQLRYLIALSELHHFGRAANACSVTQSTLSAGILSLERQLNVSILDRTAGKRVVFTPLGQEIAEQARIALQGLETVREMVSFAHEPLSSSLRLGIIPTIAPYILSFLVREIRKTYPKLTLTIQEDITENLMEKLFIGYLDLLIIAMPCSCGGADTYALYKDKFYLITPKDHVLASLDRVSLHQIDPKEIIMLQDGHCLRDQTIDMCRQSQTMKAVNDFSNNFVASSLDTVISMVEVGLGIAFIPEMVIKSGAIVNKDVAVCSLEGNPAWRTIGLAWRRNSLRSAEFKQFEKVFQKLKL, via the coding sequence ATGGAAGCACTCCCTTCGCCGCAACAATTACGTTATCTTATTGCATTGTCAGAATTACATCATTTTGGTCGTGCGGCAAATGCCTGCTCTGTCACACAGTCAACATTATCTGCAGGAATTTTAAGTTTAGAACGTCAGTTGAATGTCTCTATATTGGATAGAACAGCGGGAAAAAGGGTTGTATTTACACCATTGGGACAGGAAATAGCTGAACAAGCAAGAATTGCATTACAGGGTTTGGAAACGGTTCGTGAAATGGTAAGTTTTGCGCATGAACCACTTTCCTCTTCTTTGAGGCTTGGAATCATTCCCACAATTGCACCTTATATTTTATCTTTTTTGGTTAGGGAAATTCGGAAAACCTATCCAAAACTAACTTTGACTATTCAGGAAGATATAACTGAAAATCTAATGGAAAAATTATTCATTGGATATCTTGATTTATTGATTATTGCAATGCCCTGTTCCTGTGGAGGTGCGGATACCTATGCGCTTTATAAAGACAAATTCTATTTAATAACACCCAAGGATCATGTCTTAGCCTCTTTGGATAGGGTGTCATTACATCAGATTGATCCAAAAGAAATTATAATGTTGCAAGATGGTCATTGTTTACGCGATCAGACCATTGATATGTGTCGACAAAGTCAGACCATGAAAGCGGTCAACGATTTCAGCAACAATTTTGTCGCCTCTTCTCTGGATACGGTAATAAGTATGGTTGAAGTCGGTTTGGGAATTGCATTTATTCCCGAAATGGTTATTAAATCCGGTGCAATAGTAAACAAGGATGTAGCTGTCTGTTCTTTAGAGGGAAATCCAGCCTGGAGAACAATTGGCCTAGCCTGGCGTAGAAATTCATTGAGATCGGCAGAATTCAAGCAATTTGAAAAAGTTTTCCAAAAGCTTAAACTTTAG
- the ykgO gene encoding type B 50S ribosomal protein L36: MKIRNSLRSAKLRDKDCRIVRRHGKVYVINKKNPRMKARQG; the protein is encoded by the coding sequence ATGAAAATCAGAAATAGTTTACGTTCTGCGAAACTCCGCGATAAAGATTGTCGCATTGTTCGCCGTCATGGAAAAGTATATGTAATCAACAAGAAAAATCCGCGTATGAAAGCACGTCAAGGTTAG